In the genome of Fusarium poae strain DAOMC 252244 chromosome 1, whole genome shotgun sequence, the window ACAGACTTCCAAACCACGGAAGCCATCTACCGTGCCATCACGGGCAAGCTTACCCGTGTTACATCGCATGGCGATTTCATGCGCAAGTGGGCGTATGTCGAAGATACAGAGACTCGAAGCGGAGAGAACCCCTTGATATCCAACTACCGCAATGCCAGTGTTCTTGTAACCGTGTAGAATTAGTCATGTACAAAGCAAAACGGCGACGATAAACATACGTCCCAGGTATTTAAATGTATAAAAATATAGCATATACCCTCACATTGAATGCGCACTCGTGACTCTCAATGACAGCTTCTTTTAGACGTACTGTCCTCTTATGGCAATGGCAAATACCTATGCCTACTAAAACCGCTTTATATCATCCCGTTTTATCTGACCCGATATCCACCCATAATTACTCCTATGCGATTGAAAATAAGAGATCAACGTTCGCCCCCCTGAGAGTGGCTGACATACTCATATATCCCATTGAGTAGAGTAAAGCacatttcttatttttattttattttacagCTTCAGTTTCTCATCGAGCCACTTTGTCGCGGTCTCGACACCCTCGTCAAGGTTCTCGGGCTTGGTACCCTGGCCTTGTCGTGTAGGCTCCTTACCACCGGAGCGACCACCAATGACCTCGGACACAGAAGCAGCCCATTGTTCAGCAGTAACACCTTGGGAGGCAAGGTGCTGGGAAACAGTTAGCCAAAATACTCATATGATCACGTCGGGGGAGACTTACAGTTCCGACGTAGACACCGTGGGCAACGGCGCCCTCCTCCTTACTGCCACCAAAGACGTAAACAGTCTTCTCCTTATCCTTACCCTGATAGTGCTTGACCACTTCCATCAGAGCCTTGGAGGTGGCGCCAACGGGCAGACGGCCAACAAACCACTTGGCATCCTTGTTGCTATCAAAGTGCTTCTTGACAGTGTCAAGCGCAGTCTTGGACTCGGCCTTCTGGCGCTTCTTTTGCTCGGCAGTGACAGCTGCGTTGATCTTCTGGTAGCGCTTGTTGAAGTCGTCCTTTGTCAAGGTTGAGATGGTCAACTGGCTGAGCTCCACACTGACGGCCTTCATCTGGGCCTCCTTCTCGGGGCCGAAAGGCAGCTGGTCAAGAGCATCGATCTTCTTGGAGAACTCATCAGCTTCACGCTGAACTTGGTGCGCAGCCTCGCCAGTGTAGGCGATGATACGGCGAATACCCTTGGCGATACCGCTCTCCTCAATGAGGATAAGGTCCTTAATCAAACCAGTTTGCTCGACGTGGGTGCCGCCACAAAACTCAACACTGTACTGACGCCACTCAGGCTTCTTGGGATCAGCGAGCATCTCGTCGATATCCTTGCCAATAGAAACAACACGGACGGGATCAGGGTAAGTCTCGCCAAAGACAGCACGGCATCCTTCAATCTGGCGGGCCTTCTCCAAGTCGACCTCCTTGGAGTAAATCTTTTGGCCACGACGAATATACTCGTTGGACATTTCCTCGATCTTCTTCAGCTCCTCAATCTTGACACCGGTCTTGTGAGAGAAATCGAAACGGAGCTTCTCACTATCGACCAGAGAACCCTTCTGGTTGACCTCGTCACCGAGAACCTCTCGCAGGGAGTGGTTGAGGATGTGAGTTCCGCTGTGGTTGTTGCGAATGGGCGATCGGCGCAACTCATCGTACTCGCAGATGACCTTGTCTCCAGAAGACAGGGTACCGTACTCGATGTACCCGTTGTGTAGGACGTATCCACCATAGTTCTGGACATCAAGAACCTTGAACTCGGCAACATCGTCAATGACAATACGTCCAGTATCGGCGACCTGACCACCTGACTCAGCGTAGAAGTTGGTCTTGTCGATCAGGAGACCAAGAGCAGTCTTCTCAGGGACGTCCTTAGTTGACTGGAGGAAGGACTTGCCATCGTAAATAAGCTGGACTTGAGCATTGCTGTCGCCCTGAAGAAACTTGGCGTCGTCGTTGGTTCGCTCAACCTTGAGGTCCTTCTCAAGCTCAGAGATCTGGTGGACGTTGAGCTTGGCAAAAGTCTGGACAGATTCCTTGACTGCCTTACTGGCCTCACGAGCCTTATCTTGGGCAGCCTTgacctcctcgtcatcaatTTCGAGGTTGCGCTCCTCGGCCATTAGACGAGTGAGATCAACAGGGAAGCCAAAAGTGTCGTAAAGTCGCCAGACAACGTCtcccttgagcttcttggcgCCGTTCTTGGTAGCCTCAGCAGCATACTTCTCAAACTGAGCCTCGCCACGATCCAGAGTCTTGGCAAAGGcaacctcctcctcgtcaagGATCTCCTTGATATCTTGCTGCTTCTTGACAAGCTCGGGGAATTGCTCTCCCATTTGATCGACGAGAGCGGGCAggatcttggagaagaaagcGCCGATATCGGCATTGAAGTACTTTCGGGCATATCGAACACCTCGTCTCAACACACGTCGAATAACGTAACCTCGGCCATCGTTGTTGGGAACAGCGCCATCAGCAATGGAGAAAGAGAGAGTTCGGATGTGATCAGCGACTACACGGTAGGCAGTGTCAAtgccatcaacatcatctttACCGTACTTGTCAGTGTAGGGTCGGGCGCCGGTGACCTCCTGAATCTTCTTGAACAGAGGAGTAAAACAATCGGTGGCGTAGTTTGAGACAGTGTCCTGGAGAGCAGAAACGAGACGTTCGTAACCCATGCCAGTGTCGATGTGCTTGGCAGgcagagacttgaggctgccaTCTTTTTGACGGTCATATTGCATGAAAACGTTGTTCCAAACCTCGACAACCATAGGATCGTCCATGTTAACGAGGTTCGAGGCGTTTCGGCCACCAACCTTGTCGTAGTGGATTTCACTGCAAGGACCGCAAGGACCTTGGTCACCCATCTCCCAGAAGTTATCCTTCATGTTTCCAGGTAGGATATGGTCTTCAGGGACACCAACTGAGATCCAAAGCTCCTTGGCCTCCAGATCAGGTTCCAGCTTCAACTTCTCGTCACCCTCGAAGTATGTGACATACAAACGAGAAGGGTCCAGACCGTAGACCTTGGTGAGGAGCTCCCAAGAATATGAAATGGCCTCCTTCTTGAAGTAGTCGCCGAAAGACCAGTTACCCAACATCTCGAAGAACGTGTGATGATAGCTATCCTTGCCAACATCGTCGAGATCGTTATGTTTGCCACCAGCTCGAATACACTTCTGCGAATCGACGGCAGCCTTGAGGCTGGCCATAGGATCGGTCTTGCCAACGGTGCCGAGGAAGATGGGCTTGAACTGGTTCATACCCGCGTTGGTGAAGAGCAGGGTAGGATCATTGTGAGGGACGACTGATGAAGAGGGGACTACAAAGAGAAGTCTTGTTAGCAAGTTAAGTCAGATAAGAGTAAAGTTGAATTAGACTGCAGTTCTTTCGAGTCTTGATCATTGGACCCCGAAACAGGTCGCGCAGCCTTAGGCTGTATGACAGAAAAtagaaaacaaacaaaacagaATCTCAACAAGAGATTGAACACATTTACAGCTTCTCTCGATGTGGCAGAGCGTGGTGCCCGCACTATCGCATCTCTCGCATACCTATTGTGTGGCCCCTCTTCGCAAAGTAGTCGAAAAAGGTCTGACGCACTTTGGCCGCGGGCCACTTGAGCTCCGACTCGGCCATGTTTGCGCTGGAATAATGCCGACGTAGGACAAAAAAGGGAAACCTCTTGTTAGTCGCAGTCCTGAGGAAATTCCGCGCGGGGGTAATAATCGTTGCCGGTCGTAGAGGAGGAATTGTAGTGGTAGTGGGGGTTTCTGGTTGAAGATTGTGGAGGAGAAGTTGATGCTGCCGGGGTTTGAATTGGAGATGGAGTGGCGTAGACGCAACCGTAGGCGGAGGCGGATGGGAGTAGAAAGTTCTACAAGAATGAGTCAAGGCCGGTACGGATACATAAGGCCCGCGCACGCCCACGCCCGTACTCGGCCTGCTAAAGCAACTGAACCTCAAGCTCTGGGGCAAACAGCGCCGACTCCAACACCCGTAGCCGCTATCGCAACCACTGAATCTCCAATTCCCACCCCTAGTAGCAGTCAAGCTGACTGGACTCCCGCGATTGATACACGCCCACATCGCATGGAATCGCAACGAAACACAACGTCTTGAGCCTGTACCTATCAATCTCCAAAGAAAAGGAACACGTTACGCAAAGTCGATTCTGACAAAGTTCATCCTGACTACGCGTGACCGTGTCGCCTGTATCCCTCTCGAGTCGTTGATTCGACGTTTGACAGGTGTTGAAGGATTAAAAGTTCACCTTTCCAGTTAGGACTGTGGAATTGACCACTACACTGGGTCGCAATCATGCTACAGTCCCCCTCATCCTCCGTCCCGGCTGTTGCGACGGTTGCCGAGACCGTCGATAAGTCGAAACGATTACGGCGAAAAAGAAAGGCGGACACTCAGGATAATGAACGACTTTCCAAGCGCTTGAGTCTGCTCAATCTTGGTACGCATTTTCGTTCCAAAACCCACCATCCTGGATCAATCACTAATACATGTCGTGCTTATAGAGAAGGGCGGTAACAAGCTCTATGTCCCTGTCGAAGAACCAACAGCTTCAGTATCTCCCATTCCTACATCTGTGTCTCATGCTACCAATGTCCCCACGGACCTACCAACCCCCGACGAAACAATGCAATTAGATGATTCGAAACACAAAGTATACATTTACAACATCGACGACGAACTCTCTTCCGATAGTGAAACCGATGACCCCGGCAAACTTGTCTTCCTTCCCGACATTGAAAAGCACTTGCGCGCAAACCGCATCCCCCCATCTGTGTTAGCCAACAGCGATGGTGAGCTGGCTGGCATGCAGGTCGTTCTCTATAGCGATCCAAAATCCTTAACGGTTCCCGAGGATAAGGATAGTGTTCGCAAAGCCATTATCGAGTCGAGGCAACGCACAAGGGAGCAGCAACGTTTAGAAAGAGAGGGGAAGACAGACACTCCAGCGACACAATGCAATACCGTGAGTAGCGATATGATGACAGGCACAGACGACCCAGACGCAATGGATTTGGACTAGACGAATAGTGAACCGATATAACAGAACATAAGTATATACCCAAGGCGATTGGAGTTTGGCCATTGTCGAATTAGCAAGCAGAAATCGGCACATTTTATAGCGAATGCCAGACTCATGCAATGACTTGTATTTCTATGCTGTAAGATAGCTTATCTCGATAAGAGTTTCAATTTGATGCTTTCTTTCCCACGAGTCGCTCAGCGACTGTCATATAAGTGTTTGAATCCAGTAATTGACCTCCTACCTATGCATGTAATCATCTCTACTCAGCCCTTTCCAGCACTATTAACTTCGTTCATCGTGGAGGCGGAGGCCCAGCAGGAGGCGCATAATAGTCTGCCGGTCCATCCTCACGTCTCTGCTGCCCTTGCGACGGATCGATCTTGGCACCGTTGGGGGGTTCATCGTACATGGGCGGTCGTGACGGGTCGTAGACTGGCGGAGGAGGCATGTTGTGCATGGCATATCCGCCAGGCTGGCCATGATAACCATTTGGTGGAGCGTAGTAGTATGTGTTCGGTGGATAGGCGTATCGGGGATCAACCTGAGCCATCATGCTCCTACTAACGAAACACTAGCAAGGTTGTCAGAAAATCGGCTGGCGAGAGAACGGCGCATTACATGTACAACTTACTCGGTGATATGCCAACGGTCGCAAACCCTTTTGAATCCTTTTCTTTGCATGCCAGTATCCTCCAACGATCCAAAGTGTGAATAGAAGAACAATGACGCCGAGGATAGTCCATTTGACAATGTACCCTTCCTATAACTTAGTTAGTCCCGAGGTTTCCGTGAGATGCGTGATCAATCCTTACCCTACTGTACCACCAATAgatatcgtcgtcgtcgctgtTTGTAGAGTCCCACTGGTAACTGTCCTCATTTTCGTCTCTGCGCGCCAGCGCTTGTCTCGCGAAAGTTGCCATATTGGCGACGAGTGAGTCGAACTCTCAAAAAATAAGAGccaatgttgttgttgttgttgttgttaagATGGATGGACTGAGGAAGAGGTGTAGGTGAATTCGGGTTGCTGAGTGGAGTTGCCAAGGTACCCTGAAATGCGTAAACAACTTCTCGAATGCAGGGATGAATGGTGATTATCAGCGTCAGCGAGAAGGAATGGCCCCCAGCGGAAAAGAAGGTAAAATGTCAGAAAAACAGAAAGCACCAAGGAAAGTGTAATAGGATatgataggtaggtagataagTAAGTATGATGAGAGATTCAACGAAAAAGAAGGGTCTTTGTTCAGATCAGATGCAAGAGCCGTTACATATAAATAGCATTTCGTTCCCTTTCAGTTTCCCCTTCACGCAAGCGCATAAACCAAGTGCACAAAGGCCAGAGAGGGGGCAACTGCCTTTATGCTGCGCgacgatctctgcagcagGTTACGTTACCCTCGTTTCACACGCCAGGAGTGGCAGGGTTGTGTCACGTCCAGCGGCTACCAGCCTAAGACAAGCCACTGAGCCGACATACAACAACACCCTCTTTGTCTGTTACGAGTTTATCTTTACTTCGTTAGGAGAAGGGTCTTTCGAGAAAACAGACGCCACAGCTTACTTCTAGATGTTTTCTTGAAGTTAACTTGGTACTTTCAGATTGTGATACAGAATGGAGCATTGGAACGTAGGATAAGCATAATATAGAGTTCATACGATACTATCTAAATCGATTCAGAACATACTATATTCAGCACATATACAGTAGTATAGGGCGATGATGCATGTTTATCCAACCTTAAAGTTATTGGATTCAGAGACCAAATACTGCTAAACTTCACTATCTACCTTGGACATTTAATTATTGTTCTTCGTTCTCTGAGAGTCTCAATTGATATATATCCCAATTGCACACCTACTACTGATCTATCTAGGTAGATATAGTTTTATACACTCAATAGGTCAATAAAAGGTATCCAGTTATAGAACCAACAGCTGAGCTAGGCCGTCTTCGCTCCTATGCTATCAATAAGATAAACAAATACCCGCCAGTGTCGATATCTATAAAACTACCCCCCCGGCGGCCCCCCATCCAAACTCAGCACCTTGTGCCTCGGGTCGTGGGTTGGGAGGAAGACCCTGCTCTCTTCTTCGAGCGTCTTCTGCTTGCTGGTGGGCCTGTTGAAGTCGCTGTCGCCACCATAGAAGGAAGACAAGTGAAAAGGTGATACCAATGATCAGAATGCTTTccacaacaccatcatcatcagtgTCCTGCCCGTCCCCTATAGCACCGTCGTATAAGTCACCGCCATTGTAATATTCTTCGTCAAAGACCTGACCCTCGTTCTGCAAGAAGTTTGCGACCCACTCCGAAAACGATCTGTCCTTCTTGGGTTCTGATTATGTCGTCAGTATATGAGCAAGGCGCAAATGCCGTGAATGACTTACTGGGCTCGTCCTGAATGGAGTGGATAGGTCCATGTGTCAAGGTGTTCCAAGCACTTCTAAGACGAAGCTTCAAAAGGCTTAGAGTTACTGGTAAGTATGCCTCCTCGTTCACCTCCAAGGCATGATCATAGTATCTCTTGGCCAGATGGAAATCTTGAACCAAACCGATGCCATTCTCGTGCATCCATCCGAGGTTGAACAGTGCTTGCGCACTTTGTGAGTAATCAGACGCTCCAGTGTAACATTGGACAGCCTTTGAAATATCCTCTTCGGCACCAATACCATGGTAGTAGTAGTC includes:
- the ALA1 gene encoding Alanine--tRNA ligase (BUSCO:3672at5125), with protein sequence MAESELKWPAAKVRQTFFDYFAKRGHTIVPSSSVVPHNDPTLLFTNAGMNQFKPIFLGTVGKTDPMASLKAAVDSQKCIRAGGKHNDLDDVGKDSYHHTFFEMLGNWSFGDYFKKEAISYSWELLTKVYGLDPSRLYVTYFEGDEKLKLEPDLEAKELWISVGVPEDHILPGNMKDNFWEMGDQGPCGPCSEIHYDKVGGRNASNLVNMDDPMVVEVWNNVFMQYDRQKDGSLKSLPAKHIDTGMGYERLVSALQDTVSNYATDCFTPLFKKIQEVTGARPYTDKYGKDDVDGIDTAYRVVADHIRTLSFSIADGAVPNNDGRGYVIRRVLRRGVRYARKYFNADIGAFFSKILPALVDQMGEQFPELVKKQQDIKEILDEEEVAFAKTLDRGEAQFEKYAAEATKNGAKKLKGDVVWRLYDTFGFPVDLTRLMAEERNLEIDDEEVKAAQDKAREASKAVKESVQTFAKLNVHQISELEKDLKVERTNDDAKFLQGDSNAQVQLIYDGKSFLQSTKDVPEKTALGLLIDKTNFYAESGGQVADTGRIVIDDVAEFKVLDVQNYGGYVLHNGYIEYGTLSSGDKVICEYDELRRSPIRNNHSGTHILNHSLREVLGDEVNQKGSLVDSEKLRFDFSHKTGVKIEELKKIEEMSNEYIRRGQKIYSKEVDLEKARQIEGCRAVFGETYPDPVRVVSIGKDIDEMLADPKKPEWRQYSVEFCGGTHVEQTGLIKDLILIEESGIAKGIRRIIAYTGEAAHQVQREADEFSKKIDALDQLPFGPEKEAQMKAVSVELSQLTISTLTKDDFNKRYQKINAAVTAEQKKRQKAESKTALDTVKKHFDSNKDAKWFVGRLPVGATSKALMEVVKHYQGKDKEKTVYVFGGSKEEGAVAHGVYVGTHLASQGVTAEQWAASVSEVIGGRSGGKEPTRQGQGTKPENLDEGVETATKWLDEKLKL
- a CDS encoding hypothetical protein (TransMembrane:1 (o41-65i)); the encoded protein is MATFARQALARRDENEDSYQWDSTNSDDDDIYWWYSREGYIVKWTILGVIVLLFTLWIVGGYWHAKKRIQKGLRPLAYHRCFVSRSMMAQVDPRYAYPPNTYYYAPPNGYHGQPGGYAMHNMPPPPVYDPSRPPMYDEPPNGAKIDPSQGQQRREDGPADYYAPPAGPPPPR
- a CDS encoding hypothetical protein (BUSCO:52066at5125), producing MLQSPSSSVPAVATVAETVDKSKRLRRKRKADTQDNERLSKRLSLLNLEKGGNKLYVPVEEPTASVSPIPTSVSHATNVPTDLPTPDETMQLDDSKHKVYIYNIDDELSSDSETDDPGKLVFLPDIEKHLRANRIPPSVLANSDGELAGMQVVLYSDPKSLTVPEDKDSVRKAIIESRQRTREQQRLEREGKTDTPATQCNTVSSDMMTGTDDPDAMDLD